In Dyadobacter subterraneus, a single genomic region encodes these proteins:
- a CDS encoding AGE family epimerase/isomerase, translated as MSYTKKDLAALGTFYSNQLLNDTLPFWFPRSLDMEHGGYMLMRDHDGTLLDDDKAVWIQGRAAWLLATLYHTVEPRKVWLEGAKSGIDFLNKHCFDTDGRMFFHVTRSGEPIRKRRYFFSETFAVIANAAYAKASGDEMAAEKARYLFGKCIEYATVPGLLEPKFTSTRPAKGIGVPMILMNTAQQLRETIGDPRCDGFIDQFIQEIENDFVKDDIACVMEQVAPDGSIIDHIDGRTLNPGHAIEGAWFILNEAKYRNNDPHLTALGCKMLDYMWDRGWDKEYGGIFYFRDVYDKPVQEYWHDMKFWWPHNEVIIATLLAYTLTGNKKYAKWHQMVHDYAYHHFHDKNNGEWFGYLHRDGSVAQTAKGNLFKGPFHLPRQEWYCAQLMKEVTENGFAKNIFEIENKSIEI; from the coding sequence ATGAGTTATACAAAAAAAGATCTGGCGGCGCTGGGTACTTTTTACAGTAATCAACTGCTGAATGATACGCTGCCTTTTTGGTTTCCACGGTCTCTTGACATGGAGCACGGAGGGTATATGCTGATGCGTGATCATGATGGAACGCTGCTTGATGATGATAAAGCCGTTTGGATTCAGGGCCGGGCAGCATGGCTGCTGGCAACTTTATACCACACGGTTGAGCCAAGAAAGGTATGGCTGGAAGGTGCTAAATCCGGTATTGATTTTTTGAACAAACATTGTTTTGATACCGACGGACGAATGTTTTTTCACGTGACCAGATCCGGTGAACCAATCCGGAAAAGACGGTATTTTTTCTCGGAAACCTTTGCCGTGATCGCCAACGCCGCTTATGCAAAAGCGAGTGGCGATGAAATGGCAGCTGAAAAGGCCCGGTATCTTTTTGGAAAATGCATTGAATATGCTACGGTTCCAGGACTGCTTGAACCCAAATTTACCTCAACACGTCCTGCCAAAGGAATTGGCGTGCCGATGATTCTGATGAATACTGCCCAGCAGCTTCGTGAGACCATTGGTGATCCGCGCTGTGACGGTTTTATTGATCAGTTTATTCAAGAAATTGAAAATGATTTTGTCAAGGATGATATAGCATGTGTCATGGAACAAGTGGCTCCGGACGGTAGTATCATTGATCATATTGACGGTCGTACTTTGAATCCCGGTCATGCCATTGAGGGCGCCTGGTTTATTTTAAATGAAGCAAAATACAGGAATAATGATCCGCACCTTACAGCTCTGGGCTGTAAAATGCTGGATTATATGTGGGACCGTGGCTGGGATAAAGAATATGGCGGAATCTTTTATTTTCGGGATGTTTATGACAAACCGGTGCAGGAATATTGGCATGACATGAAATTCTGGTGGCCTCATAATGAGGTTATTATTGCCACACTGCTGGCTTACACGCTTACCGGAAATAAAAAATATGCAAAATGGCACCAAATGGTTCACGATTATGCCTATCATCATTTTCATGATAAAAATAATGGAGAATGGTTTGGTTATTTGCACCGGGACGGAAGTGTGGCCCAAACGGCCAAGGGCAATTTATTTAAAGGCCCTTTCCATTTACCAAGGCAGGAATGGTACTGCGCTCAACTGATGAAAGAAGTTACTGAAAATGGATTTGCGAAAAACATTTTTGAAATTGAAAACAAAAGTATTGAAATATGA
- a CDS encoding sialate O-acetylesterase, with protein sequence MRRILLYFLLLLFSNGFVNGQNAVDSSLTLGTVFSDHMVLQRNKPIVIYGKVKGGSQVTISFLNKKHTVISDDSGQWKAVFPAMKKGGPFEILVKANERKVTVSDVVIGDVWICSGQSNMEFPLEDSKTGTSELNQTNFDTNIRLLRLGGITSTGNVSWDFATLEKINRFEFFSGSWQKLNAISAASFSAVAYYFGKKIATENDIPIGLIQVAVGGSPTESWIDESLLKKDDQIAGMFKNWQDASEVMEWCRQRAAFNLADAKSDQQKHPFHPGYNFKAGIAPLTDFPITGVIWYQGESNVHDVELHERLFEMLVKSWRQKWGYQFPFYYVQLSSIERPLWPEFRDSQRKMLAEIPNLGMAVSYDLGDSLNVHPVQKKEVGERLGALALKNVYHKKITATGPIPKRASVKHDMILLDFSFAKKLTTPYDQVLTGFELISQQGKRLPANATIMKNKVTIVIPAGEKITTVLYAYQPFTRANLYNEAGLPASTFSILVK encoded by the coding sequence ATGCGCAGAATCCTGCTTTATTTCTTACTGCTATTGTTTTCTAATGGTTTTGTAAATGGACAAAATGCAGTTGATAGTTCGCTGACATTGGGCACCGTATTTTCTGACCATATGGTTTTACAGCGGAACAAACCAATTGTGATTTATGGAAAAGTGAAAGGTGGTAGCCAGGTTACCATAAGCTTTTTAAACAAAAAACACACAGTAATTTCAGACGATTCAGGCCAGTGGAAAGCTGTTTTTCCGGCAATGAAAAAAGGCGGACCTTTTGAGATATTGGTCAAGGCGAATGAGCGGAAAGTTACGGTGTCCGATGTTGTTATCGGCGATGTCTGGATTTGTTCGGGACAATCCAATATGGAATTTCCACTTGAAGATTCAAAAACCGGTACGTCTGAGTTAAATCAGACAAATTTCGATACCAATATCCGTTTGTTAAGATTAGGCGGAATAACTTCTACCGGAAACGTCTCATGGGATTTTGCAACGCTCGAAAAAATAAATCGTTTTGAATTTTTCTCCGGCAGCTGGCAAAAACTAAATGCTATTTCAGCGGCTTCGTTTTCTGCTGTTGCCTACTATTTTGGTAAAAAGATAGCAACAGAAAATGATATTCCAATTGGTCTGATTCAGGTGGCTGTTGGCGGCTCACCTACGGAATCCTGGATCGATGAGAGCCTGTTGAAAAAAGATGACCAGATTGCAGGCATGTTCAAAAACTGGCAAGATGCATCAGAAGTCATGGAATGGTGCCGGCAGCGTGCTGCTTTTAATCTTGCCGATGCGAAGTCAGATCAACAAAAACATCCCTTCCATCCCGGCTATAACTTTAAAGCTGGCATCGCGCCACTGACAGATTTTCCAATCACGGGAGTAATCTGGTATCAGGGTGAAAGCAATGTCCACGATGTGGAATTGCATGAGCGACTTTTTGAAATGCTGGTAAAAAGCTGGCGGCAAAAATGGGGCTATCAATTTCCCTTTTATTATGTACAACTTTCCTCCATTGAAAGGCCTTTATGGCCTGAATTCCGGGATTCACAGCGTAAAATGTTAGCGGAAATTCCAAATTTAGGTATGGCTGTAAGTTATGATCTGGGTGATTCCTTAAATGTACATCCTGTTCAAAAAAAGGAGGTAGGAGAAAGGCTGGGGGCTTTGGCACTTAAAAATGTTTACCATAAAAAAATCACGGCAACCGGTCCAATTCCAAAGCGGGCCTCCGTAAAACACGATATGATTTTGCTGGATTTTTCCTTCGCTAAAAAACTAACGACTCCGTATGACCAGGTTTTAACGGGTTTCGAATTAATCAGTCAGCAGGGAAAAAGACTTCCAGCCAATGCTACAATTATGAAAAACAAAGTGACGATTGTAATTCCGGCGGGAGAGAAAATTACAACTGTTTTATACGCTTACCAGCCCTTTACCAGGGCAAATCTTTACAATGAAGCGGGACTGCCCGCTTCTACTTTTTCAATTTTGGTAAAATAA